A portion of the Candidatus Polarisedimenticolia bacterium genome contains these proteins:
- a CDS encoding ABC transporter ATP-binding protein yields the protein MIRLKNVEKYFESGAGKTYVLRRVDLDIREGDFVTIMGPSGAGKSTLLAILGMLDASWTGEYHFAGHPVHSLGRRERAELNKKNIGFVFQSYHLLDNLTVYENLELPLTYRNISGTDRASLVADVLDRFGIVAKKGLFPSQLSGGQQQLVAVARAVIGNPLVILADEPTGNLHSEQGKEIMELFKKLNDKGTTIIQVSHSETNAAFGNRIIQLFDGWIQPAAA from the coding sequence TGAAGAACGTGGAGAAGTATTTCGAGTCGGGCGCCGGCAAGACCTACGTGCTGCGGCGCGTCGACCTGGACATCCGCGAGGGGGATTTCGTCACCATCATGGGCCCCTCCGGGGCAGGAAAGTCGACTTTGCTGGCGATCCTCGGGATGCTCGACGCGAGCTGGACAGGGGAGTATCACTTCGCCGGCCATCCGGTCCACTCGCTGGGGCGGCGCGAGCGCGCCGAGCTCAATAAGAAGAACATCGGCTTCGTCTTCCAGAGCTATCACCTCCTCGACAACCTGACGGTCTACGAGAACCTGGAGCTGCCGCTGACCTACCGCAACATCTCCGGGACCGACCGCGCCAGCCTGGTGGCCGACGTGCTGGATCGCTTCGGCATCGTGGCGAAGAAAGGATTGTTCCCCTCGCAGCTCTCCGGCGGCCAGCAGCAGCTGGTGGCGGTGGCGCGCGCCGTCATCGGCAACCCGCTCGTAATCCTGGCCGACGAGCCGACCGGCAATCTCCACTCGGAGCAGGGCAAGGAAATCATGGAGCTGTTCAAGAAGCTCAACGACAAAGGGACCACGATCATCCAGGTCAGCCACTCCGAGACCAACGCTGCTTTCGGCAACCGGATCATCCAGCTGTTCGACGGCTGGATTCAGCCGGCTGCCGCGTGA